In Urechidicola croceus, a single window of DNA contains:
- a CDS encoding helix-turn-helix domain-containing protein produces the protein MEITPIRNEKDYQKALERLEVIFDAKRGTKEGDELEILSVLIDNYESDKFPIEMPDPISAINFRMEQMGLKQKDLVEYIGFKSRVSEIMNKKRKLTLEMIRKLSQNLRIPTEILIQEY, from the coding sequence ATGGAAATAACACCTATCAGAAACGAAAAAGACTACCAAAAAGCGCTTGAAAGACTTGAAGTGATTTTTGACGCAAAACGTGGAACCAAAGAAGGAGACGAATTGGAAATACTTTCGGTGTTGATTGATAACTATGAGAGTGATAAATTTCCAATAGAAATGCCTGACCCTATTTCTGCAATTAATTTTAGAATGGAACAGATGGGACTTAAACAAAAGGACTTGGTAGAATATATTGGATTTAAAAGTCGAGTGAGCGAGATAATGAACAAAAAACGTAAACTGACTTTAGAAATGATAAGAAAATTAAGTCAGAACTTAAGAATTCCAACTGAAATTTTGATTCAAGAATATTAA
- a CDS encoding type II toxin-antitoxin system HigB family toxin, with amino-acid sequence MKIFSRGTLREFWLKHNDCELQLKTWYRETEKSNWQSINELKSEYPSASILKDNRIVFNIKGNDYRLIVKFNFEYQLAWIRFVGTHAEYDKINANEI; translated from the coding sequence GTGAAAATATTTTCGAGAGGAACATTACGTGAATTTTGGTTGAAACACAATGATTGCGAATTACAATTGAAAACTTGGTATCGAGAAACGGAAAAATCTAATTGGCAATCCATCAACGAACTGAAATCCGAATATCCGAGTGCAAGTATTTTAAAAGACAATAGAATTGTATTCAACATTAAAGGAAATGACTATCGATTAATTGTAAAATTCAATTTTGAATACCAATTAGCATGGATAAGATTTGTCGGAACTCACGCTGAATATGACAAAATAAACGCAAACGAAATTTAA
- a CDS encoding type II toxin-antitoxin system RelE/ParE family toxin — MKSGYKILWTDHAISELKETLEYLENNWTERELRTFSAKLDHTIELISKSPEIFPTSFEKKNIRKAVVEKHNNLYYRINKNSIEIVSLFSNRKNPKKKKI, encoded by the coding sequence ATGAAAAGTGGTTATAAAATACTGTGGACAGACCACGCAATATCTGAACTTAAAGAAACTTTAGAATATTTAGAAAATAATTGGACTGAGAGAGAATTAAGAACATTTTCAGCCAAATTAGACCATACAATTGAACTGATTTCAAAGTCACCTGAAATCTTTCCTACATCTTTTGAGAAAAAGAATATCCGAAAGGCTGTAGTTGAAAAACATAATAATCTCTATTACAGAATTAATAAAAATTCAATTGAGATTGTTTCTTTGTTTTCAAATAGAAAAAATCCGAAGAAAAAGAAAATATAA